A stretch of Kaistella flava (ex Peng et al. 2021) DNA encodes these proteins:
- a CDS encoding ABC transporter ATP-binding protein → MKKQSTWDIIKRLFVIGMKFRSWFIVTLIISIVLSIISTYRPYLTMQIVDTDIIQLRDKGLMMKHIYVLVALVFGETILNFFLVYFSNFISQNVIRDIRERLYHKLIYFRTSFFDKTAIGQLVTRAVGDVETIATVYTDGFLMVFGDILRIVFVLIMMFQVDVHLSYISLVILPLMVVITRFFQKRLKKAFGDERTWTSNQNSFVQERLSGMSIVQVFNRQKAEFKKFDDINITLKEALLKTVFIFSLFFPVVELISSLFIGFILFYGGFITIKAGAVIAFIQYISMLIRPLRQIADRFNNIQRGIVGAERVLDVMDEDFAMPNHGTIAKSHFEGKIEFKNVHFSYDEKQEVLKGISFKVNPGETVAIVGATGAGKSTIISLITRLYDINSGKILLDDVDLKDYELYNLRSHIGVVLQDVFLFHGSIFENLAFGDESITLEKIKSIAKDIEVDEFIESLPGGYDYVVRERGSSISLGQRQLLSFLRAYLSDPKILILDEATSSIDHESEKLIQRATEKITKNRTSIIIAHRLSTIVNADKIIVMEHGKIVEEGKHDELLERGGYYSTLYKSQLKVELTKSTTDI, encoded by the coding sequence ATGAAGAAACAATCAACCTGGGACATCATTAAACGGCTATTTGTAATCGGAATGAAATTTCGGTCATGGTTTATTGTTACGCTAATTATTTCCATCGTTTTGTCGATCATTTCTACTTATCGACCGTATTTGACGATGCAGATTGTAGATACAGACATTATTCAGCTTCGGGATAAAGGGTTGATGATGAAGCATATTTATGTTTTGGTCGCGTTGGTTTTCGGTGAAACGATTTTGAATTTTTTCCTTGTTTATTTCTCCAACTTTATTTCGCAAAATGTGATTCGTGATATTCGCGAAAGATTATATCATAAACTTATTTATTTCCGAACTTCTTTCTTTGATAAAACTGCGATTGGACAATTGGTTACTCGTGCAGTTGGCGATGTAGAAACAATTGCCACGGTGTATACCGATGGTTTCTTAATGGTTTTCGGCGATATTCTGCGCATCGTTTTCGTCTTGATTATGATGTTTCAGGTTGATGTTCACTTGAGTTATATTTCTTTGGTGATTCTTCCTTTGATGGTTGTGATTACGCGTTTTTTCCAGAAACGTTTGAAGAAAGCTTTTGGTGACGAAAGAACCTGGACTTCGAATCAGAATTCATTTGTTCAGGAACGACTTTCGGGAATGTCAATCGTACAAGTGTTTAACAGACAAAAAGCGGAATTTAAAAAGTTTGATGATATCAATATTACCTTAAAAGAAGCCTTGCTGAAGACGGTTTTCATCTTCTCTTTATTCTTTCCGGTGGTTGAATTAATTTCGTCTTTATTTATAGGATTTATTCTTTTCTATGGAGGATTTATCACCATTAAAGCTGGAGCCGTTATCGCTTTCATTCAATATATTTCGATGCTGATTCGTCCGTTGCGACAAATTGCGGATCGTTTTAATAATATTCAAAGAGGAATTGTTGGTGCAGAAAGAGTTCTTGACGTGATGGATGAAGATTTTGCCATGCCGAATCACGGTACAATTGCCAAATCTCATTTCGAAGGAAAAATTGAATTTAAAAATGTTCATTTTTCTTATGATGAAAAACAGGAAGTTTTAAAAGGAATAAGTTTTAAAGTAAATCCTGGCGAAACCGTTGCCATTGTTGGTGCAACTGGTGCTGGAAAATCGACCATTATCAGTTTGATTACAAGATTGTATGATATTAATTCCGGTAAAATATTATTGGATGATGTTGATTTAAAAGATTATGAACTGTATAATCTGAGAAGTCATATTGGCGTTGTTTTACAGGATGTGTTTTTATTCCACGGTAGTATTTTTGAAAATCTTGCTTTCGGTGATGAGTCTATTACTTTAGAAAAGATAAAAAGTATTGCCAAAGATATTGAAGTGGATGAATTTATAGAAAGTCTTCCTGGTGGTTATGATTACGTTGTTAGGGAAAGAGGTTCGTCTATTTCTTTAGGACAAAGGCAATTATTATCATTCTTACGTGCTTATCTTTCTGATCCTAAAATTTTAATTCTTGATGAAGCGACTTCTTCTATTGACCACGAAAGTGAAAAGTTAATTCAAAGAGCTACCGAAAAAATTACGAAAAACCGAACTTCAATTATTATCGCACACCGACTTTCTACGATTGTTAATGCTGATAAGATCATTGTGATGGAGCACGGGAAAATTGTTGAAGAAGGAAAACATGATGAACTTCTTGAGAGAGGCGGCTATTATTCTACGTTGTACAAATCACAGTTGAAAGTAGAATTGACTAAATCTACGACAGATATTTAA
- the gcvH gene encoding glycine cleavage system protein GcvH: MNLPGELKYTKDHEWVKIEGNTATIGITDFAQGELGDIVFVDVDSVDDELSAGDVFGSVEAVKTVSDLFLPLSGIVSAFNSELEDQPELLNTDPYGNGWIIKLEIAEGADHSELLSAEEYQASLG, translated from the coding sequence ATGAATTTACCAGGCGAATTAAAGTACACCAAAGACCACGAGTGGGTTAAGATTGAAGGAAACACCGCAACCATCGGAATTACAGATTTCGCTCAAGGCGAATTAGGTGATATCGTTTTTGTAGATGTTGACTCTGTAGACGACGAACTTTCTGCAGGAGATGTTTTCGGAAGTGTAGAAGCAGTGAAAACAGTTTCAGACTTATTCTTGCCTTTAAGTGGAATCGTTTCAGCATTTAACTCAGAGCTGGAAGATCAACCGGAACTTCTAAATACCGATCCTTACGGAAACGGATGGATTATTAAATTAGAAATCGCAGAAGGTGCAGATCATTCAGAACTCCTTTCAGCAGAAGAATACCAAGCATCTCTTGGATAA
- a CDS encoding aldehyde dehydrogenase family protein — MNIENKLKISQKAFNTWKSVPFKEKQQLLKNLAKLLDENAEKFGKIITQEMNKPITQSIAEVNKCALMVRYYANAKNILKPEQIKTEFRVSEIHYVPKGVILGVMPWNFPFWQVIRFAVPAILAGNTVVVKHASICFGSGNAIEKVFLEAGFPKGIFQNLEIGHDEVKNVLENPIVRGVSLTGSEKAGGEVASIAGKNIKKSLLELGGSDAFIVLEDADFEAAAVAGAKSRLLNCGQACNAAKRFIIQKNVEKEFLPIFVKEYQKFVAGDPLKKKTNMAGMARPDLADELENQYNKALKYGAEIILPLVRLSPNEFVPGLIKVKAGNPILQEELFGPLGMVMIAKDDKQAVKLANDIPFGLSDTVWTKDKKRQQFYIDNLESGTVSINKATSSDPRLPFGGAKSSGYGTELSTFALKEFVNIRSVVAK; from the coding sequence ATGAATATCGAAAATAAATTAAAAATCTCTCAAAAAGCTTTTAATACTTGGAAATCTGTTCCTTTTAAAGAGAAACAACAACTCTTGAAAAACCTAGCAAAACTTTTAGATGAGAATGCTGAGAAATTCGGAAAGATCATTACTCAGGAAATGAACAAACCGATTACGCAATCTATTGCTGAAGTCAACAAGTGCGCTTTAATGGTTCGTTATTATGCCAACGCTAAAAATATTTTGAAACCGGAACAGATAAAAACTGAATTCAGAGTTTCGGAAATCCATTATGTACCGAAAGGAGTTATTTTGGGAGTTATGCCCTGGAACTTTCCTTTTTGGCAAGTGATTCGTTTTGCGGTTCCAGCAATTTTGGCGGGAAATACAGTTGTGGTGAAACATGCTTCGATCTGTTTCGGAAGTGGAAATGCAATTGAGAAGGTTTTCCTGGAAGCAGGATTCCCGAAAGGAATTTTCCAAAATTTAGAAATTGGTCACGATGAAGTGAAAAACGTTTTAGAAAATCCTATTGTTAGAGGAGTAAGTTTAACCGGTAGCGAAAAAGCTGGTGGCGAAGTTGCTTCGATTGCCGGAAAAAACATTAAAAAATCTTTACTCGAATTAGGTGGAAGTGATGCTTTCATCGTTTTGGAAGATGCCGATTTTGAAGCAGCAGCCGTAGCAGGTGCAAAATCAAGATTATTGAATTGTGGCCAAGCTTGTAACGCAGCGAAGAGATTCATCATTCAGAAAAATGTAGAAAAAGAATTCCTTCCGATTTTCGTTAAAGAATATCAGAAATTCGTGGCTGGTGATCCTTTGAAAAAGAAAACGAATATGGCGGGAATGGCTCGTCCGGATTTAGCAGATGAATTGGAAAACCAATATAACAAGGCGCTTAAATATGGAGCAGAAATTATTTTGCCGTTGGTAAGACTTTCTCCGAATGAATTTGTGCCCGGTTTAATTAAAGTAAAAGCTGGAAATCCGATTTTGCAGGAAGAACTTTTCGGACCACTTGGAATGGTGATGATTGCAAAAGATGACAAGCAAGCTGTGAAATTAGCCAATGATATTCCGTTTGGATTATCTGATACTGTTTGGACAAAAGATAAAAAAAGACAACAATTCTACATTGACAATTTGGAATCCGGAACAGTGAGCATTAATAAAGCGACAAGTTCTGATCCAAGATTACCGTTTGGTGGAGCAAAATCTTCAGGTTATGGAACTGAACTTTCAACCTTTGCGTTGAAAGAGTTTGTCAATATTAGATCAGTGGTTGCGAAGTAA
- the truA gene encoding tRNA pseudouridine(38-40) synthase TruA: protein MRYCIEFSYLGKNYFGYQVQPDQISVQEVLENALSTILREKIKTTGAGRTDTGVHAKKIFAHFDTEKNIGDNLTYQLNSFLPADISIKRIFPVKDDFHARFDATFRTYEYYITLEKNPFTQDSSWQIWKRDLDINRMNEACEILFEYEDFTSFSKLHTDNKTNNCKIYKAFWEQNGYEIKFTISADRFLRNMVRAIVGTMVEIGNGKIKPQDLRKIIEDKNRNSAGTSAPAQGLFLVDVGYNF, encoded by the coding sequence ATGAGGTATTGTATAGAGTTTTCGTATTTGGGGAAAAATTATTTTGGCTATCAGGTTCAGCCTGACCAGATTTCTGTACAGGAAGTTTTGGAAAATGCTTTGTCTACGATTCTACGCGAAAAAATTAAAACGACAGGAGCGGGGAGAACCGATACGGGCGTACATGCGAAGAAAATATTTGCGCATTTCGATACGGAAAAAAACATCGGTGATAATCTAACCTATCAATTGAATAGTTTTTTGCCGGCAGATATTTCCATTAAAAGAATTTTCCCGGTTAAAGATGATTTTCATGCTCGGTTTGATGCGACTTTTCGGACTTACGAGTATTATATTACTTTGGAAAAAAATCCGTTTACGCAAGATTCGTCCTGGCAAATCTGGAAACGGGATTTGGATATTAACCGGATGAATGAGGCGTGTGAAATCCTTTTTGAATACGAAGATTTTACCAGTTTTTCTAAATTACATACCGATAATAAAACCAATAACTGCAAGATTTATAAAGCGTTTTGGGAACAGAACGGTTATGAAATAAAATTCACCATTTCTGCAGATCGCTTTTTGCGAAATATGGTTCGGGCGATTGTCGGGACAATGGTTGAAATAGGAAATGGAAAAATAAAACCTCAAGATTTGCGAAAAATTATCGAAGACAAAAACCGAAATTCCGCCGGAACTTCGGCTCCTGCACAAGGTTTATTTTTAGTAGATGTCGGTTATAATTTTTAA
- a CDS encoding VanZ family protein: MFEGIDKVLHLCIFTFLGFSFIAAFPKIKFYYFIQIMICYGLLTEILQEEMHWGRSLEFLDLVADIIGVLIGYFIFKKLQRTII; encoded by the coding sequence ATGTTCGAGGGAATAGACAAGGTTTTGCATTTATGCATCTTCACTTTTTTGGGATTCTCCTTTATTGCAGCTTTCCCAAAAATCAAGTTTTACTATTTCATTCAAATCATGATCTGCTACGGTTTACTCACCGAAATCCTGCAGGAAGAAATGCATTGGGGGCGTTCCTTAGAGTTCCTGGATTTAGTTGCAGACATTATCGGCGTCCTCATCGGCTACTTTATCTTCAAAAAATTACAGCGTACTATTATATAG